In a single window of the Thunnus thynnus chromosome 9, fThuThy2.1, whole genome shotgun sequence genome:
- the LOC137189525 gene encoding zinc finger protein ubi-d4-like isoform X2 yields the protein MAAAVDSVVKVLGEQYYRDAMEQCHSYNARLCAERSILMPFLDSQTGVAQSNCYIWMEKRHRSAGVAPGQLYTYPARRWRKKRRSHPPEDPRLAFPSLKADLDLGLKRDALGAVDGSSLEALLKGEPLDRRSGVTDLRGPEDDAATVEPPATSTTTHTSSGRIRKRVLDHDDYLDDLDDEDFEDETPKRRGKSKSKGRSDKNGKKKTEAAAAALEERDKPYACDICGKRYKNRPGLSYHYTHSHLAEEEGEDREEIEAPPTPRQPEEQKTTKKGPNGLALPNDYCDFCLGDSTLNQKTGQSEELVSCSDCGRSGHPTCLQFTPVMMAAVKTYRWQCIECKCCNVCGTSENDDQLLFCDDCDRGYHMYCLTPPMTEPPEGSWSCHLCLVLLKDKASIYQQNQSSTPE from the exons ATGGCGGCGGCCGTCGACAGTGTTGTGAAAGT GCTGGGCGAGCAGTATTACAGAGATGCCATGGAGCAGTGTCATAGTTACAACGCTCGTCTGTGTGCCGAGCGCAGCATCCTCATGCCCTTCCTGGACTCTCAGACTGGTGTGGCCCAGTCCAACTGTTACATCTGGATGGAGAAGAGACACCGGAGCGCAG GTGTAGCTCCGGGGCAGCTGTACACCTACCCAGCCCGTCGCTGGAGGAAGAAACGGCGTTCTCATCCCCCCGAGGACCCCCGCTTGGCTTTCCCTTCTCTCAAAGCAG ATTTGGATTTGGGTCTGAAGCGTGATGCTTTGGGGGCGGTGGATGGCAGCAGTCTGGAGGCCCTGCTGAAGGGGGAGCCCCTTGATAGGAGGAGTGGAGTAACGGACCTCCGCGGCCCTGAGGATGATGCAGCCACTGTGGAGCCTCCTGCCACCTCTACGACCACTCACACGTCCTCTGGGCGTATCCGCAAG AGAGTCCTGGACCACGACGACTACTTGGATGACCTTGACGATGAAGACTTTGAGGATGAGACCCCCAAGAGGCGAGGCAAGAGCAAGTCCAAG GGTCGCAGTGACAAAAATGGCAAGAAGAAAACGGAGGCTGCAGCCGCAGCGCTTGAGGAGAGGGACAAACCTTACGCCTGCGACA tctgtggGAAGCGCTACAAGAACCGTCCTGGCCTGAGCTACCACTATACACACTCTCacctggccgaggaggagggcGAGGACCGCGAGGAGATCGAGGCACCACCCACTCCTCGCCAGCCTGAGGAGCAGAAGA CAACTAAGAAGGGTCCAAACGGACTGGCGCTGCCCAACGATTACTGCGACTTCTGTCTGGGAGACTCCACCTTAAACCAGAAgactggccaatcagaagagcTGGTATCCTGCTCAGACTGTGGACGCTCAG GCCACCCAACATGCCTGCAGTTCACACCTGTGATGATGGCTGCAGTGAAGACCTACCGCTGGCAGTGCATTGAGTGCAAGTGCTGCAACGTCTGCGGCACCTCAGAGAATGAT GACCAGCTGCTGTTCTGTGACGACTGCGACCGAGGCTACCACATGTACTGTCTAACTCCCCCCATGACTGAACCCCCAGAGG ggAGCTGGAGTTGCCACCTGTGCCTGGTTCTGCTGAAGGATAAAGCCTCCATATACCAGCAGAACCAGAGCTCCACCCCAGAGTGA
- the LOC137189525 gene encoding zinc finger protein ubi-d4-like isoform X3, with product MAAAVDSVVKVLGEQYYRDAMEQCHSYNARLCAERSILMPFLDSQTGVAQSNCYIWMEKRHRSAGVAPGQLYTYPARRWRKKRRSHPPEDPRLAFPSLKAADLDLGLKRDALGAVDGSSLEALLKGEPLDRRSGVTDLRGPEDDAATVEPPATSTTTHTSSGRIRKRVLDHDDYLDDLDDEDFEDETPKRRGKSKSKGRSDKNGKKKTEAAAAALEERDKPYACDTTKKGPNGLALPNDYCDFCLGDSTLNQKTGQSEELVSCSDCGRSGHPTCLQFTPVMMAAVKTYRWQCIECKCCNVCGTSENDDQLLFCDDCDRGYHMYCLTPPMTEPPEGSWSCHLCLVLLKDKASIYQQNQSSTPE from the exons ATGGCGGCGGCCGTCGACAGTGTTGTGAAAGT GCTGGGCGAGCAGTATTACAGAGATGCCATGGAGCAGTGTCATAGTTACAACGCTCGTCTGTGTGCCGAGCGCAGCATCCTCATGCCCTTCCTGGACTCTCAGACTGGTGTGGCCCAGTCCAACTGTTACATCTGGATGGAGAAGAGACACCGGAGCGCAG GTGTAGCTCCGGGGCAGCTGTACACCTACCCAGCCCGTCGCTGGAGGAAGAAACGGCGTTCTCATCCCCCCGAGGACCCCCGCTTGGCTTTCCCTTCTCTCAAAGCAG CAGATTTGGATTTGGGTCTGAAGCGTGATGCTTTGGGGGCGGTGGATGGCAGCAGTCTGGAGGCCCTGCTGAAGGGGGAGCCCCTTGATAGGAGGAGTGGAGTAACGGACCTCCGCGGCCCTGAGGATGATGCAGCCACTGTGGAGCCTCCTGCCACCTCTACGACCACTCACACGTCCTCTGGGCGTATCCGCAAG AGAGTCCTGGACCACGACGACTACTTGGATGACCTTGACGATGAAGACTTTGAGGATGAGACCCCCAAGAGGCGAGGCAAGAGCAAGTCCAAG GGTCGCAGTGACAAAAATGGCAAGAAGAAAACGGAGGCTGCAGCCGCAGCGCTTGAGGAGAGGGACAAACCTTACGCCTGCGACA CAACTAAGAAGGGTCCAAACGGACTGGCGCTGCCCAACGATTACTGCGACTTCTGTCTGGGAGACTCCACCTTAAACCAGAAgactggccaatcagaagagcTGGTATCCTGCTCAGACTGTGGACGCTCAG GCCACCCAACATGCCTGCAGTTCACACCTGTGATGATGGCTGCAGTGAAGACCTACCGCTGGCAGTGCATTGAGTGCAAGTGCTGCAACGTCTGCGGCACCTCAGAGAATGAT GACCAGCTGCTGTTCTGTGACGACTGCGACCGAGGCTACCACATGTACTGTCTAACTCCCCCCATGACTGAACCCCCAGAGG ggAGCTGGAGTTGCCACCTGTGCCTGGTTCTGCTGAAGGATAAAGCCTCCATATACCAGCAGAACCAGAGCTCCACCCCAGAGTGA
- the LOC137189525 gene encoding zinc finger protein ubi-d4-like isoform X1 translates to MAAAVDSVVKVLGEQYYRDAMEQCHSYNARLCAERSILMPFLDSQTGVAQSNCYIWMEKRHRSAGVAPGQLYTYPARRWRKKRRSHPPEDPRLAFPSLKAADLDLGLKRDALGAVDGSSLEALLKGEPLDRRSGVTDLRGPEDDAATVEPPATSTTTHTSSGRIRKRVLDHDDYLDDLDDEDFEDETPKRRGKSKSKGRSDKNGKKKTEAAAAALEERDKPYACDICGKRYKNRPGLSYHYTHSHLAEEEGEDREEIEAPPTPRQPEEQKTTKKGPNGLALPNDYCDFCLGDSTLNQKTGQSEELVSCSDCGRSGHPTCLQFTPVMMAAVKTYRWQCIECKCCNVCGTSENDDQLLFCDDCDRGYHMYCLTPPMTEPPEGSWSCHLCLVLLKDKASIYQQNQSSTPE, encoded by the exons ATGGCGGCGGCCGTCGACAGTGTTGTGAAAGT GCTGGGCGAGCAGTATTACAGAGATGCCATGGAGCAGTGTCATAGTTACAACGCTCGTCTGTGTGCCGAGCGCAGCATCCTCATGCCCTTCCTGGACTCTCAGACTGGTGTGGCCCAGTCCAACTGTTACATCTGGATGGAGAAGAGACACCGGAGCGCAG GTGTAGCTCCGGGGCAGCTGTACACCTACCCAGCCCGTCGCTGGAGGAAGAAACGGCGTTCTCATCCCCCCGAGGACCCCCGCTTGGCTTTCCCTTCTCTCAAAGCAG CAGATTTGGATTTGGGTCTGAAGCGTGATGCTTTGGGGGCGGTGGATGGCAGCAGTCTGGAGGCCCTGCTGAAGGGGGAGCCCCTTGATAGGAGGAGTGGAGTAACGGACCTCCGCGGCCCTGAGGATGATGCAGCCACTGTGGAGCCTCCTGCCACCTCTACGACCACTCACACGTCCTCTGGGCGTATCCGCAAG AGAGTCCTGGACCACGACGACTACTTGGATGACCTTGACGATGAAGACTTTGAGGATGAGACCCCCAAGAGGCGAGGCAAGAGCAAGTCCAAG GGTCGCAGTGACAAAAATGGCAAGAAGAAAACGGAGGCTGCAGCCGCAGCGCTTGAGGAGAGGGACAAACCTTACGCCTGCGACA tctgtggGAAGCGCTACAAGAACCGTCCTGGCCTGAGCTACCACTATACACACTCTCacctggccgaggaggagggcGAGGACCGCGAGGAGATCGAGGCACCACCCACTCCTCGCCAGCCTGAGGAGCAGAAGA CAACTAAGAAGGGTCCAAACGGACTGGCGCTGCCCAACGATTACTGCGACTTCTGTCTGGGAGACTCCACCTTAAACCAGAAgactggccaatcagaagagcTGGTATCCTGCTCAGACTGTGGACGCTCAG GCCACCCAACATGCCTGCAGTTCACACCTGTGATGATGGCTGCAGTGAAGACCTACCGCTGGCAGTGCATTGAGTGCAAGTGCTGCAACGTCTGCGGCACCTCAGAGAATGAT GACCAGCTGCTGTTCTGTGACGACTGCGACCGAGGCTACCACATGTACTGTCTAACTCCCCCCATGACTGAACCCCCAGAGG ggAGCTGGAGTTGCCACCTGTGCCTGGTTCTGCTGAAGGATAAAGCCTCCATATACCAGCAGAACCAGAGCTCCACCCCAGAGTGA